One candidate division WOR-3 bacterium DNA window includes the following coding sequences:
- a CDS encoding class I SAM-dependent rRNA methyltransferase, translating into MEKVVVVKRKPSKKRHFWCYKDEIIQIKGNLEKGDVVRIYEGEKFIGTGFWNPDSAIRIRIFSPEGEDFDVPFLKKRIKNAYQYRKNFLPEEEDFRLVYGESDSLPGVVIDKYRDCFVLQTYSYGADLRKNKIVQALCELFPVRGVFEKNDFSGRTVEGLERKESLLYGEIPEDLIISENGAKFYVNIKEGQKTGYYFDQRLTRRKVREISADKEVLDVFTYTGSFSINACLGGAKSSLGIDGSQLALDLAKRNAELNGVSERCQFVLGNAFHLLREFYRERRRFDIIVLDPPPFIKSLKDKKEGFRGYRDINFQAMRLLRPNGILVSCTCSHYFFWQDFLECLVSAAEEANRDFRIIGRLTQGPDHPIILSMPESEYLRCFLLEVY; encoded by the coding sequence ATGGAAAAGGTGGTGGTGGTAAAGAGAAAGCCCTCCAAGAAGCGGCACTTCTGGTGTTATAAGGATGAGATCATCCAGATTAAAGGTAATTTAGAAAAGGGGGATGTGGTTCGGATTTATGAAGGGGAGAAGTTCATCGGCACCGGATTTTGGAATCCGGATTCGGCAATTCGGATAAGAATATTTTCTCCGGAGGGCGAGGATTTTGATGTTCCCTTTTTGAAGAAGCGGATTAAAAATGCTTATCAATACCGGAAAAATTTCCTGCCCGAGGAGGAAGACTTCCGGTTAGTCTATGGGGAGAGCGATTCCTTACCCGGGGTGGTGATTGATAAATACCGAGACTGCTTTGTTTTGCAGACCTACTCCTACGGTGCAGATTTAAGAAAGAATAAAATTGTTCAGGCACTCTGTGAACTCTTTCCGGTGCGCGGGGTTTTTGAGAAGAATGACTTTTCGGGGAGGACGGTGGAGGGTTTAGAAAGGAAAGAAAGTCTTTTATACGGAGAGATACCGGAGGATTTAATTATTAGTGAGAACGGAGCTAAATTTTATGTAAATATCAAAGAGGGACAGAAGACCGGCTATTATTTTGACCAGCGCCTCACCCGCAGGAAGGTTCGGGAGATAAGTGCGGATAAAGAAGTTTTGGATGTTTTCACCTATACCGGAAGTTTTTCTATAAATGCCTGTTTGGGCGGGGCGAAGAGTTCTCTGGGAATTGATGGTTCACAATTGGCTTTAGATTTAGCAAAGCGAAATGCGGAATTGAATGGGGTGAGCGAGCGTTGCCAATTCGTTTTGGGTAATGCCTTTCATCTTTTGCGCGAGTTCTATCGGGAAAGGAGACGCTTTGATATTATTGTCCTTGACCCTCCACCTTTCATCAAGTCCCTCAAGGATAAGAAAGAAGGCTTTCGGGGTTATCGGGATATAAATTTTCAAGCGATGCGCCTTTTGCGACCAAATGGAATTCTTGTCAGTTGTACCTGCTCCCATTACTTCTTCTGGCAGGATTTCTTGGAGTGCTTAGTGAGTGCCGCGGAGGAGGCAAATCGGGATTTTAGAATTATCGGTCGGCTTACCCAAGGACCGGACCATCCCATAATTTTAAGCATGCCGGAATCGGAATACCTCCGGTGTTTTCTCTTAGAGGTTTATTAG